From the genome of Geobacter sp. SVR, one region includes:
- a CDS encoding TCR/Tet family MFS transporter: MNTFKFITSRGSRTAAMPFIMLTVLIDMVSIGLIIPVLPTLVGGFAGSQADQAFWYGVVVFSFGIANFFGSPILGALSDAHGRRPLLLLGFCGLGLNFIATGLATALWMLVVVRLIGGALQANLAVANAYVADITPPEERARRFGMLGAMFGVGFIIGPVLGGVLGSIAIQLPFFVAGGCAMLNWLYGYFVLPESLPAERRRPFHWSRANPLTSLRELGRLHGVGRLAAVVALSGLAQYVLFTSWVLYTTFKFGWGPRENGWSLAVVGLMSLIVQGFLLGRMLKHVTPRRLVVAGLVSSALAHLAWGAATQGWMMYAVIVLNVLGYTVTASLQSIISSAADPHSQGQTLGAVNSLNSLMAVLAPLCGAPLLSAVSHLPRGDWRIGAPFYFCAILQTASLILACVHFRRHRSDPAPSA, from the coding sequence ATGAACACCTTCAAATTCATTACTTCCCGGGGCAGCCGTACGGCGGCCATGCCGTTCATCATGCTGACGGTGCTGATCGACATGGTATCCATCGGCCTGATCATCCCGGTATTGCCGACGCTGGTGGGAGGGTTTGCCGGCTCGCAGGCGGATCAGGCGTTCTGGTACGGGGTGGTGGTGTTTTCGTTCGGGATCGCCAACTTCTTCGGTTCGCCGATCCTCGGGGCGCTGTCCGATGCCCATGGCCGCCGCCCGCTGCTTCTGCTCGGCTTCTGCGGACTCGGCCTCAACTTTATCGCCACCGGACTTGCCACGGCCCTGTGGATGCTGGTCGTGGTGCGATTGATCGGAGGCGCGCTGCAGGCCAACCTGGCCGTGGCCAATGCCTACGTGGCGGACATCACCCCTCCCGAAGAGCGGGCCAGGCGTTTCGGCATGCTGGGCGCCATGTTCGGCGTCGGTTTCATCATCGGCCCGGTCCTGGGGGGCGTGCTGGGGTCGATTGCCATACAGCTCCCCTTCTTCGTGGCCGGCGGCTGTGCCATGCTCAACTGGCTCTACGGTTATTTCGTGCTGCCCGAGTCGCTGCCCGCCGAACGCAGGCGCCCGTTCCACTGGAGCAGGGCCAATCCGCTCACGTCGCTGCGCGAGTTGGGCAGGCTGCACGGTGTCGGCCGCCTGGCGGCCGTGGTCGCCCTGAGCGGGCTTGCCCAGTACGTGCTGTTCACCAGTTGGGTGCTGTACACCACCTTCAAGTTCGGCTGGGGGCCACGGGAGAACGGCTGGTCACTGGCCGTGGTCGGCCTCATGTCGCTGATCGTGCAGGGTTTCCTGCTCGGCCGCATGCTGAAACACGTCACTCCCCGGCGCCTGGTGGTTGCCGGGCTGGTGTCGTCGGCCCTGGCCCACCTGGCGTGGGGTGCCGCCACCCAGGGGTGGATGATGTACGCGGTGATCGTGCTGAACGTGCTCGGCTACACGGTTACTGCGTCGCTGCAAAGCATCATTTCGAGCGCTGCCGATCCCCACAGCCAGGGACAGACCCTGGGGGCGGTGAACTCCCTGAACAGCCTGATGGCAGTGCTGGCCCCCCTGTGCGGCGCACCGCTCCTCTCGGCGGTATCGCATCTGCCGCGCGGCGATTGGCGCATCGGCGCGCCGTTCTATTTCTGCGCCATTCTGCAGACCGCATCCCTGATCCTGGCATGCGTTCACTTCCGCCGCCACCGTAGCGACCCTGCACCATCGGCATGA
- a CDS encoding DUF1697 domain-containing protein: MQTCIALFRGINVGGNNTLSMKDLVALLESLGLDRVRTCLQSGNAVFRTAEDDRRHLASAIRSAIGKQYSFEPAVLLLTVAEMEQAVAAIPFLDAVNEPATLHLGFLDAVPEHPDREGLEKLRNGSERYELKGNVFYLHAPDGTGRSKLAAGAERLLGVPMTGRNWRTVGKILVLAKKEP; the protein is encoded by the coding sequence GTGCAGACCTGCATAGCATTGTTCAGGGGGATCAACGTCGGAGGGAACAATACCCTTTCCATGAAGGACTTGGTTGCACTTCTCGAATCGCTTGGGCTCGATCGAGTCAGAACCTGCCTCCAGAGCGGCAACGCCGTATTTCGGACCGCAGAGGACGACAGGAGGCATCTTGCCTCTGCCATTAGGTCGGCGATCGGAAAACAGTACAGTTTCGAGCCCGCGGTCCTGCTGCTGACCGTGGCGGAGATGGAGCAGGCGGTTGCGGCGATCCCCTTCCTCGACGCCGTGAACGAGCCGGCCACGCTGCACCTGGGGTTCCTGGACGCCGTACCGGAACACCCTGACAGGGAGGGGCTGGAGAAGCTGAGGAACGGGAGCGAACGGTATGAGCTGAAAGGGAATGTCTTCTATTTGCATGCCCCTGACGGCACCGGCAGATCCAAACTGGCAGCAGGCGCCGAGAGGTTGCTCGGCGTACCCATGACCGGTCGAAACTGGCGGACCGTGGGCAAGATCCTGGTCCTGGCGAAAAAGGAGCCGTGA